One genomic window of Pseudostreptobacillus hongkongensis includes the following:
- a CDS encoding N-acetylmannosamine-6-phosphate 2-epimerase yields the protein MDKVKLLESLKGQLIVSCQALKGEPLYIDEKITMMPLMARAAIQAGAKGIRTNGVLDVVEIKKEVSVPVIGLIKKQYEGFPQYITVGMDEIDALVKAGADIIALDCTMRERYDGLTINEFIASIKNKYPDILLMADISSFEEGVNAQNAGVDLVGTTLNGYTPYTEGNHNGPNFELIEKLVKELKIPVIAEGRVHTPEQAKKMLEIGAYAVVVGGAITRPLEIATRFIKGMGL from the coding sequence GTGGATAAGGTTAAATTGTTAGAAAGTTTGAAAGGTCAGTTAATTGTTTCTTGTCAGGCTTTAAAAGGAGAACCTTTATATATAGATGAAAAAATAACTATGATGCCTTTAATGGCTCGTGCAGCAATTCAAGCTGGAGCAAAAGGAATAAGAACTAATGGAGTTTTAGATGTAGTTGAAATAAAAAAAGAAGTAAGTGTTCCTGTTATAGGGCTTATAAAAAAACAATATGAAGGATTTCCACAATATATAACAGTGGGAATGGATGAAATAGATGCATTAGTTAAAGCAGGAGCAGATATAATTGCACTTGATTGTACTATGCGTGAAAGATATGATGGTTTAACTATAAATGAATTTATAGCATCTATTAAAAATAAATATCCAGATATATTATTGATGGCAGATATTTCTAGTTTTGAAGAAGGAGTTAATGCTCAAAATGCAGGAGTAGATTTAGTAGGAACTACGCTTAACGGATATACTCCATATACAGAAGGTAACCATAATGGACCAAACTTTGAATTAATAGAAAAATTAGTTAAAGAGTTAAAAATTCCTGTAATTGCAGAAGGAAGAGTACACACACCAGAACAAGCTAAAAAAATGTTAGAAATAGGAGCATATGCTGTAGTTGTAGGTGGAGCTATAACAAGACCTTTAGAAATTGCAACAAGATTTATAAAAGGAATGGGACTTTAA
- a CDS encoding ROK family protein, whose translation MKILCFDIGGTSIKYALVEDVNDIKTKSIKTRKTETTNYILKDILEVIDQYDNIDAIGISTAGVVDVDLGEVIFAGPTIPGYTGTKFKEIIEKKYMIPCFVENDVNSAAYGEYVYGGYSGSMFCMTVGTGVGGAYINDGKIIRGASQTAGEIGYLPMKNKHFQDFASATFLTNYVSKKLGKDVDGKYIFNNARVGDKLCISAINLLVKNLSFGILNILYILNPQNIVIGGGITAQGKFLGDKIIKYVNKKKMGNQFKSNIELAKLENNAGIVGIYYIVREGVK comes from the coding sequence ATGAAAATACTTTGTTTTGATATAGGTGGAACTAGTATAAAATATGCTTTAGTAGAAGATGTAAATGACATTAAAACTAAGAGTATAAAAACTAGAAAAACAGAAACGACTAACTATATTTTAAAAGATATACTAGAAGTTATAGATCAATATGATAATATAGATGCAATAGGTATTTCAACAGCAGGTGTTGTGGATGTAGATTTAGGTGAGGTTATATTTGCAGGACCTACAATTCCAGGATATACAGGTACTAAATTTAAAGAAATTATAGAAAAAAAATATATGATACCTTGTTTTGTTGAAAATGATGTAAATAGTGCAGCTTATGGAGAATATGTTTATGGTGGATATTCAGGATCTATGTTTTGTATGACTGTAGGAACAGGTGTTGGTGGGGCATATATTAATGATGGTAAAATTATTAGAGGAGCTTCTCAAACAGCTGGAGAAATAGGGTATCTTCCTATGAAAAATAAACATTTTCAAGATTTTGCATCAGCAACTTTTTTAACAAATTATGTAAGTAAGAAATTAGGTAAAGATGTTGATGGTAAATATATATTTAATAATGCACGTGTTGGAGATAAATTATGCATATCAGCTATTAATTTATTGGTAAAAAACTTATCTTTTGGTATATTAAATATTTTATATATACTTAATCCACAGAATATAGTTATAGGTGGAGGAATAACAGCACAAGGTAAATTTTTAGGAGATAAAATTATTAAATATGTAAATAAGAAAAAAATGGGAAATCAATTTAAGAGTAATATAGAACTTGCTAAATTAGAAAATAATGCTGGAATAGTAGGTATTTACTATATAGTAAGAGAAGGAGTAAAATAA
- a CDS encoding MurR/RpiR family transcriptional regulator — MKYISIIESFYPSFSKQEKKVADFILSEQNDVCIMSLEDITKKIDVSKATIFRVVKKLGFKGFIEFKLEVARELSTVEQKYSEDYIENIEMNILETIKSSKVLIDRQSLEDAIVSIEKSKKMYIFGVGSSGVAGEELQNRFMRFGKIAHSVCDTHFQVMYASTTSKEDIIVVISLSGETKDLVYPLTLAKERGCKIIVITNYIMSTIAKIGDIVLLTAGKENPLNGGSLVSKISQLYIIDILATGYALRNKNKAEQTRQDIAKSIAMMNK, encoded by the coding sequence ATGAAATATATTTCGATAATAGAATCTTTTTACCCTTCTTTCAGTAAACAAGAAAAAAAGGTGGCAGATTTTATATTATCAGAACAAAATGATGTATGTATAATGTCTCTTGAAGATATAACTAAAAAAATTGATGTATCAAAAGCAACTATATTTAGGGTAGTTAAAAAATTAGGATTTAAAGGATTTATAGAATTTAAATTAGAAGTTGCAAGAGAATTATCAACAGTTGAACAAAAATATTCTGAAGACTATATTGAAAATATAGAAATGAATATACTTGAAACTATAAAATCAAGTAAAGTACTAATTGATAGACAATCATTAGAGGATGCTATAGTTAGTATAGAAAAATCTAAAAAAATGTATATATTTGGTGTAGGTTCATCAGGAGTTGCAGGAGAAGAGTTACAAAATAGATTTATGAGGTTTGGTAAAATAGCTCATAGTGTATGTGATACTCATTTCCAAGTTATGTATGCATCAACAACTTCAAAAGAAGATATTATAGTTGTTATAAGTTTATCAGGTGAAACTAAAGATTTAGTTTATCCTCTAACTCTTGCAAAAGAACGTGGATGTAAAATTATAGTTATCACTAACTATATTATGTCTACTATTGCTAAGATAGGAGATATAGTATTACTTACAGCAGGGAAAGAAAATCCTTTAAATGGAGGAAGTTTAGTTTCTAAAATATCACAGTTATATATAATAGACATATTAGCTACAGGTTATGCTTTAAGAAATAAAAATAAAGCGGAACAAACAAGACAAGATATAGCAAAATCTATAGCTATGATGAATAAATAG